DNA from Evansella sp. LMS18:
TGGGGAAATGCCCGAATACTCTCCTTATTCACAGAATGCTGGACCGGAAAAACAGAACGATGAAACAGCTGAAAAGAACTCCGTCCTACCGCATAATAAGCACACGGAAGAGGATGAGAGCAATCTGCTTGAACTGCCTCCGAGAAGCAGAGTGCACCGCCGGAGAAAACAAAGAGAAGCAGAGAGCAACCGTAAAAAAGCAACCCGAGCAAAAAAAGATAATGCGCAGTTTCCTCTCGTACGTATTCTTTTTATCCTTTTCTTTTTAATAGTCGGTGCCACGATTACATATCCAATCTGGATAGATATGCTGTAAACAGTAAGCAGGTATAAAAATAAAGGTAAACCTGTCCAGTCTTCCGCATAGACTTAATTAACATGATTATCTATGCAGGAGGGCGAACTATGGGACAGGATATATCAGGAGCAAACAATAAGGAATATCATCTGTTTATTATTGATGCATTAATTCAGGCTAAAAAGAAAGAAAAAAAGGCAGAAAAGCAGATGTACAGAGCTGCGATTATTTTTTTCAGCGTTTTAATCTTAGGTGCGGTTTATATTTTTCTTCGTTTAAATCAGGCAGGACCAGGCGGTTCTTATCTAACCTTTCTTCTTGATGACAGTCTGCTGATGATTTGGATTGCGGCCCTTTTCTTATGCTTTTATAACTTTAATAATAAAGCGAAATACTTTGACAAAAAGGAAAAAGACTTTGAGGAATTGAAAGAGGATGTCATTGACCGGGCGGATGATATATGGCACTCGCCAAGCGGCTCCCGGAACAGGTTAAGGGAATACCATGAGCTGAACGATAAATATGATATTAATTTATTTCATAAGTAAACAGGTAGTTCCATATCGCGGAGGGAATTCAAAGTATTGTTAAGGTATCATAAAGTGAAACTTCAATCAGTGGGGATCTTTAAATTCTTTGCTGATAACGGAATGAGGAACCGTTTGTGCTGTGTTTAATGCCAATCGGTTCCTCATTCCTCTATTTTTCATTGGTTTCCTTATTTTTAGGTGGGCTTAAGGGTCCTGGTTCCGTTAATCCCCTGTTTTCCCCTTGAAATCATCGAATTGTATGCTGATAAAGGAATGCCGCACCCCCTCCAAAAAAGCCCCTTTTCCCATTTAACGGAATGAGGAACCGTTTGTGCAGTGTTTAAATGAGTGTCCACCAAATTGCTTAAGTGGTGAAAGTTCCCCCTTTCGTGGTGTTATTATGTGCTGACTGCATCCTTGTTAATGCTCTTTTACGAAGCCGCTAAATAAATGAAACACGGCAACTGGATAGTTTTCTTCACATAAATAAGTGTGATTAATTTACTTGAAAGCGCTTACCTCCACATATATAATAGAGCCTGTCGGAATATTTTATCCCGATGTAACCGTCCGTAAAACTCCCGCCTCAAAACATGAGTGAAAGCGAAGATGTTTTTTATGCGTGAGATAACGGACGCTAACATCCCGATTGGTTCAACTAACAATCAGTGGGGGATGAACAAAACCCCCACTGATAGAAGGTTCACTTTATACACTCCTCATAAAACCTGTTATACTGCAGTTATGGGAAGAGAGGCCCCGGATAATTCAGCAGGGAATAATACATAAGAAATATAATCCTGAAAAGATGGGGCTTTTTTACCTGCACGAAGAATTAGTTGCTTGCAGGCTATAAAGAAAGATTCATAGAAATTTAACAAGGAGCTGAAGCGAATGAGTCAAAATGTAAAGTCAGATATTGAAATAGCCCAGGAAGCGAATATGGTTCCTATTAAGGATCTGGTAAAGGAACTGGAATTATCAGAGGATGAATGGGAGCCGTACGGGCATTACAAAGCAAAGCTCTCGTTATCAGTAATGGACAGGCTGGAAAGTAAGCAGAACGGCAAAGTCATTCTTGTTACTGCGATTAACCCCACTCCGGCGGGGGAAGGGAAATCCACAGTCACAGTGGGGCTTGGCCAGGCACTGAATAAAATCGGTAAAAAAGCGATCATTGCACTGAGAGAACCATCATTAGGCCCAACCATGGGGATTAAAGGGGGAGCTGCAGGGGGAGGATACTCCCAGGTTGTACCTATGGAAGATATCAACCTCCATTTCACTGGCGACATTCACGCTATTACTACAGCCCATAATGCTCTTTCAGCTATCATCGATAATCATATCCACCGGGGAAATGAGCTGAATATAGACGTTCGCCGAATAACGTGGAAACGTGTCATGGATATGAATGACCGTGCTTTGAGAAATGTTGTTGTCGGCCTCGGTGGACCATTGCAAGGAATGCCAAGGCAGGATGGTTTCGATATTACGGTTGCTTCAGAAATCATGGCGATCTTATGTCTGTCAAAGGATCTGAAAGACCTTAAGGAGCGTATTGCTAAAATTGTAGTAGGCTATACTCCGCAGGAAGAACCGGTTACTGTAAAGGACCTCGGTGCGGAAGGAGCCTTAACATTACTCCTTAAGGAAGCGATTAAACCGAACCTTGTGCAGACACTTGAAAACACACCTGCACTCATACATGGCGGTCCATTTGCAAACATTGCACATGGCTGCAACAGTGTAATTGCGACTAAAATGGCTTCCAAGCTTGGTGATTATGTTGTTACAGAGGCTGGCTTCGGAGCAGACTTAGGAGCTGAGAAATTTCTCGACATAAAAACAAGAGCAGGAGATATTGACCCTGCCCTCGTTGTAATTGTAGCAACTATAAGAGCCCTTAAAATGCACGGTGGCGTTCCGAAAGAGCAGCTTAAGGAAGAAAATGTGGAAGCACTGAAAGCCGGTCTTACAAACCTTGAAAAGCATGTAGAAACAATTCGCCAGTTTGGCCTGCCGCACGTAGTAGCTATAAATAAATTCGTCCATGACACGGAAGAGGAAATCTCTGTTCTAAAGAACTGGTGTGATGAGCAGGGGATTAACGTAGAGCTTGCAGACATCTGGGCAAAAGGCGGAGAAGGCGGTAAAGAGCTTGCGGAAAGAGTAACTGATGAGATTGAGAAATCTGATAAAAACTTCCAGCATCTTTACGACTTAGACACCTCAATCAAAGAGAAGGTGGAGGCCATAGCCACGAAGGTGTACGGCGCCAGAGAAGTGGTGTTCTCAGGTCAGGCATTGAAACAGATTGTCACTTATGAGAAAAATGGCTGGGGGAATCTCCCTGTCTGTATGGCCAAAACTCAGTATTCACTATCTGATGATCCGACAAAGCTTGGACGTCCTGAAGATTTTACAATCACAGTAAGAGAACTGAAGCCTTCTGTTGGAGCAGGGTTTATCGTTGCCCTTACAGGGAATGTTATGACAATGCCAGGACTGCCAAAGGAACCTGCAGCCATGAAAATGGATGTGGACGAAAACGGCAAAGCAGTTGGTTTATTCTAGAAAATAAGTAATCTCAGAAAAAAACAGGAGCAGCTGCTTCTGTTTTTTTGCTCTGCAATTTCTGCAAATCCAGCCCCTCTCCTGCATATTCTGAAATGAATATAATAACGGGGGGCGGCATAATGAAACAGAGACTTCTTATTCTGGCTGGCGGATTGATCGGTCTTGCTGTGTTTTCCGGCCATTATAATACTTTCATGGAGGTGGGAGGGGAAGCCTTCCTGGCATCTGTTGTTTTTGAGCCGTTTAGCTGGTTTCTGGCTATCATTTCTTTTGCCGCGGGATTTTTATGTCTGGGCAGAATTCTGTTTTACTTCCTTCTTCCTTCTAATTTTTTTCTTGAGAAGTGGTTATATTTAACCGCACTGTTAACCATGCTTTTTCTATACAGGTATACAGCCCTGCTCATTCTGTCCTTAGCTGTTCTCTATGCTATAATGGAGGCTGCTGCTTACAATAAACGCCTGGCCAGATACAAGAGGAGAGAAAACCAGTGAATTATTTTTTGATTATTGGAGCCATTTTATGTTTTCCCTTTTTAATTCTGTTTTATATGTACCAGCTGGCAAGGAGCTATGAAGTGACAGAAGAACAGATTAACCTCCCTGTAAGGATGGAAGAAAAAAAGGTTCTTTTTATAACAGACATCCATTTCCGGAAACTTGATAAAAAAATGTTCGCTTCATTTTTCCCGGTCGATTATGTTTTTATCGGCGGAGATCTTGCAGAAAAGGGAGTGCCGGAAGAAAATATTAAAAATAATTTATCAATCCTCAATTCTCTGGGGCAGGTTTTTTTTATATGGGGAAATAATGATTATGAATTCGGCGAAGAAAAATTAAGGAAGCTCCTGGTGGACAATGGTGTTACATTGATTGAAAATGAGGCGCATATTTTTGAAGAACAAGAGGAATACTGGAGTATTGCTGGAGTAGAAGACTTAAGCACAGGGCGCACATGTGCAGTGAAAGCATTGAACTCAGCCAGAGGACCGGTTATTTTTCTTACGCATAATCCGGACGCAGCTGTTCTGACCTGGGGAAGAAGTGAAGTAGCGGCAGTCCTTGCAGGGCATACACACGGGGGACAGATAAGGCTTGGTCCATTCGGAATAGCTGAAGAAGGCGGCTGGAAAGTACGGGGAGGAAAACCTCTGTTCATTAGCAACGGATTTGGTACCACGGGTATTCACTTAAGACTGGGCGCAAAACCTCAGTTCCATTTGTTCAGGCTGAGAGGAAAAAGCTAAGCGCTCTTTTTTTATCCCTTATACGTACAAGCTGTTTCCTTTCCTTAATGCACTACTTCAGGAAATAATTTAAATGGAGATGCGTCTGCCGTATTGGGTATTCGGTCGAACCAAAAACATGCTCTGTACATACGTTAACAGTAAGAAATGTTTACATTCCCAATCTGACATCATTGAGGAGGACCGAC
Protein-coding regions in this window:
- a CDS encoding DUF2663 family protein, coding for MGQDISGANNKEYHLFIIDALIQAKKKEKKAEKQMYRAAIIFFSVLILGAVYIFLRLNQAGPGGSYLTFLLDDSLLMIWIAALFLCFYNFNNKAKYFDKKEKDFEELKEDVIDRADDIWHSPSGSRNRLREYHELNDKYDINLFHK
- a CDS encoding formate--tetrahydrofolate ligase; the encoded protein is MSQNVKSDIEIAQEANMVPIKDLVKELELSEDEWEPYGHYKAKLSLSVMDRLESKQNGKVILVTAINPTPAGEGKSTVTVGLGQALNKIGKKAIIALREPSLGPTMGIKGGAAGGGYSQVVPMEDINLHFTGDIHAITTAHNALSAIIDNHIHRGNELNIDVRRITWKRVMDMNDRALRNVVVGLGGPLQGMPRQDGFDITVASEIMAILCLSKDLKDLKERIAKIVVGYTPQEEPVTVKDLGAEGALTLLLKEAIKPNLVQTLENTPALIHGGPFANIAHGCNSVIATKMASKLGDYVVTEAGFGADLGAEKFLDIKTRAGDIDPALVVIVATIRALKMHGGVPKEQLKEENVEALKAGLTNLEKHVETIRQFGLPHVVAINKFVHDTEEEISVLKNWCDEQGINVELADIWAKGGEGGKELAERVTDEIEKSDKNFQHLYDLDTSIKEKVEAIATKVYGAREVVFSGQALKQIVTYEKNGWGNLPVCMAKTQYSLSDDPTKLGRPEDFTITVRELKPSVGAGFIVALTGNVMTMPGLPKEPAAMKMDVDENGKAVGLF
- a CDS encoding metallophosphoesterase; this translates as MNYFLIIGAILCFPFLILFYMYQLARSYEVTEEQINLPVRMEEKKVLFITDIHFRKLDKKMFASFFPVDYVFIGGDLAEKGVPEENIKNNLSILNSLGQVFFIWGNNDYEFGEEKLRKLLVDNGVTLIENEAHIFEEQEEYWSIAGVEDLSTGRTCAVKALNSARGPVIFLTHNPDAAVLTWGRSEVAAVLAGHTHGGQIRLGPFGIAEEGGWKVRGGKPLFISNGFGTTGIHLRLGAKPQFHLFRLRGKS